TACAGTTTTCCCTTAACATCTATAGGAATCTGCTGATAGTTAGCACTAGCAATATCTTCACCCATGGCTCTTATTTTAGAATTGTAACTCTTTAGAGAAAGTATTTCATCACAAAGCATATTTTTATTATCCTGCAAAGCTTTCATACTAACATGCTTTATCTTTTTACCTTCTTCAAGAAAATGTTTTAATGCCTTTCCTGCTAAATCTCCAGTGGCCCATCTGGTCATTATGATTATTATTTTGCCGCCTTCTTCAAGCCTTGAAAGCATTGTATTAGTAAACCAATCCCAGTGCTTCTCCAGAACATTCTCATTGTATGCCTCCTCTGAATTTTTGATTAAATCATCTATAATCATGAGAGAACATCCAAACCCAGTGGCTGTACCTGTAGGAGATGTTGCCAGGTAATTATTGTAGCCACCTTCAAGTGACCATAAATTCATAGCTCCATCACCTTGTTTGATACTTACACCTGGAAATATATCTGAATATACTATTTTGTCTTTATCTGCCTTTTCTTCGGATATGCCATTTCTTACAGCCTTTGAAAATGTTGTTGAAAGAGTTTCATTATATGATCCTGTCATCACCTTTTCCTTTTGATTTTTACCAAACACCCACTCTACAAAATTTGAAGCAGTCCTTGACTTTCCATGTCTAGGTGGAAGATTGAGTATAAGTACTTCATCATCAGATTCATAAAAGTTTTGGAAATCAGCACATAGTTCTACAAGATATTTTCTGTTCTTCTTATAAAAATCAGGAGCTATTAAATTACAAAAATAAAAGAACTCACGCCTTGCGAGTTCTATCTTTGCACCCAGTGCTATCTGTTTTTTATCCATCTTTATCATCAAGAGCAGCTAATTTCTTGAGTTCCTCTGTTGTTAAATCTTTGTATGGATTATTTACTGAAACCTCCCCACTATGCTCAACATCTCTCTTATCTCTCCACTCCTTGGGCTTCCTATTTTTAAGCCAGAATATCTGTGCTGTAGTATCCGGTGCAACTTCCTTTTTAACTGTCTTTGTAACTACCATTTTATAGATAGGGAATCCATGAATATCAGTAATTACCTTGCCATATTCATCTTTTTGTAAAATTCTTTCTTGGGTAACTTCATCATATTTATATCCTAGTGCTCTCTTTAAAAGTGCATTCTCAACTTCAAAATCAATTACTTCTTTGCCCTTTTTTAGGGACTCCAAAAACTCCGGATATTTCT
This genomic interval from Clostridium kluyveri contains the following:
- the terL gene encoding phage terminase large subunit, coding for MDKKQIALGAKIELARREFFYFCNLIAPDFYKKNRKYLVELCADFQNFYESDDEVLILNLPPRHGKSRTASNFVEWVFGKNQKEKVMTGSYNETLSTTFSKAVRNGISEEKADKDKIVYSDIFPGVSIKQGDGAMNLWSLEGGYNNYLATSPTGTATGFGCSLMIIDDLIKNSEEAYNENVLEKHWDWFTNTMLSRLEEGGKIIIIMTRWATGDLAGKALKHFLEEGKKIKHVSMKALQDNKNMLCDEILSLKSYNSKIRAMGEDIASANYQQIPIDVKGKLYSSFKTYTDIPRDDKGNSLFTRIKAYIDTADEGSDYLCCIVYGEYQKEAYVLDVYYTKDPMEITESGTAKILYENKVNLADIESNNGGRGFARSVERILRDKYSSNRTKIKWFHQSKNKVARIISNSTWVMDHIYYPVNWKDRWPDYYKAMTTYQREGKNKHDDAPDATTGIAENINKKRMEVFK
- a CDS encoding transposase — translated: MGKSKWDTVKDKLILVEGWAREGLTEVQIAKNLGISESTLNDYKKKYPEFLESLKKGKEVIDFEVENALLKRALGYKYDEVTQERILQKDEYGKVITDIHGFPIYKMVVTKTVKKEVAPDTTAQIFWLKNRKPKEWRDKRDVEHSGEVSVNNPYKDLTTEELKKLAALDDKDG